The Argiope bruennichi chromosome 9, qqArgBrue1.1, whole genome shotgun sequence genome contains a region encoding:
- the LOC129984350 gene encoding uncharacterized protein LOC129984350: MESVAQITLVDKAAIVVAASVWYHEDVIERIRKSSSGRGRFDQHKRVKMEIKVNKNILTLPLTVSTQQRVENFSVFVGKGIEQWIQDHCFLTINSSVLSSLLCWNPKGVIDCIATAKNIICHEKNLINCFRIACMYCLENYIFQLWDLIERQNLLYDIHVMECFELKFWISYIKHNMNVLMDEIQYIGNRDTLCFAFNISVTNNNAVWTEHFLKKMTEDQICTIAYRKLKYILEMPLAFNYKMIPLLSRYVNSEMFNELILNYPGIILLNFLQFPIIEDFLKIANKTRDVLTNEDFYLIIERMAHFLQEYGRNQTFENISQQFWKNSTDHCKIYVIQKCINGSFLNRLALLKHSSPIVQLIIQSSTTHQKKEMIFSYNGIIFFDSLIRKNRWGCFSMSIQEFVGSEDRENWINELIQTYQHIFKISRFPSFTSEDYKKLINILKQTKELKYISE; the protein is encoded by the coding sequence ATGGAATCTGTTGCACAGATTACCCTTGTGGATAAAGCTGCTATTGTTGTAGCTGCTTCAGTTTGGTATCATGAAGATGTTATAGAAAGAATCAGAAAGTCTAGTTCAGGTAGGGGTAGGTTTGATCAACATAAGCGGGTGAAAATGGagatcaaagtaaataaaaatatacttactcTGCCTTTAACTGTCTCTACTCAACAAAGAGTTGAAAATTTCAGTGTGTTTGTTGGCAAGGGTATTGAACAATGGATTCAAGATCATTGTTTTCTGACTATCAATAGTTCAGTATTATCTAGTCTACTTTGTTGGAATCCAAAAGGTGTTATTGATTGCATTGCTACtgctaaaaatattatctgtcatgaaaaaaatttgataaattgtttcAGAATAGCATGTATGTACTgtcttgaaaattatatatttcaattatggGATTTGATAGAACGCCAAAATCTTCTATACGATATTCATGTCATGGaatgttttgaattgaaattttggatATCATATATAAAACATAACATGAATGTTTTAATGGATGAGATCCAGTACATTGGTAACAGAGATACTTTATGCTTTGCTTTCAATATATCTGTGACAAATAACAATGCAGTTTGGACtgaacattttttgaagaaaatgactGAAGATCAAATATGTACAATTGCTTACcgaaaacttaaatatattcttgaaatgcCCCTGgcattcaattataaaatgattcCTCTCCTTTCTCGCTATGTGAATAGTGAAATGTTCAATGAATTAATTCTTAACTATCCAGGAATTATTCTGCTGAATTTTTTGCAGTTTCCTATAATagaagattttctaaaaattgccAATAAAACCAGGGATGTTCTTACAAATGAGGATTTCTACTTAATTATAGAAAGAATGGCTCATTTCTTACAAGAATATGGTAGAAATCAAACCTTCGAAAATATTTCTCAACAATTCTGGAAAAATAGCACtgatcattgtaaaatttatgtcatacaaaaatgtataaatggaaGCTTTTTAAATCGATTAGCTTTATTGAAACATAGTAGTCCAATTgttcaattaattattcaaagttCAACAACTCATCAAAAGAAAGAGatgatattttcttataatggaataatttttttcgacTCTTTAATACGAAAGAATAGATGGGGCTGTTTTTCTATGTCAATTCAAGAATTTGTTGGTTCAGAAGATAGAGAGAATTGGATAAATGAACTGATACAGACATaccagcatatttttaaaatcagccGCTTTCCTTCATTTACATCTGAAGATtataaaaaacttattaatattttaaaacaaacaaaagaattaaaatacatatctgaataa